From the genome of Gammaproteobacteria bacterium, one region includes:
- a CDS encoding tetratricopeptide repeat protein has protein sequence MFRTLWRYRVPLTAFAVFLPAACGQGPSSGQAASTTTVGADWQVTPDPCRLIETIDESMPVPGRIIERLRVGLAAGIDPVPLLERIGWFYVSQARTRSDPGLYTLAAAASDCIKKQHPDSAEAMLLEGHVLHSRHRFREAERVARRLVAMRGLWFDHALLGDALFDLGRLEEAADAYQEMMSQRPGPQAYLRAGKLRWTTGDLSGAIEMMRLALGSGAGRDPGAEAWTYTELARLEFQDRRMSESAMHLHAALRLAPDYVPALVLRARLALSRDAWGEALADLEQAQEKTTLPEVQWLLADVLRRVGREMAADAVVVKLSDTANREDPRTVALFLATEGLNPALALEVARTELGVRQDVFTLDAMAWASLAAGDVPTARRFALQATAAGTKEARLFLHAGIIAARTGFAEEAVGWLNRALELRHTLFPGERDLLFKEFAVLRPQIGPGLGETSMIREDHAPPGDRHEQS, from the coding sequence ATGTTCAGGACCCTTTGGCGGTATCGCGTTCCCCTGACGGCTTTCGCCGTATTTCTGCCGGCCGCTTGCGGGCAGGGACCTTCATCGGGGCAAGCGGCATCGACCACCACTGTGGGGGCCGACTGGCAGGTCACGCCGGATCCCTGTCGGCTCATTGAGACAATCGACGAATCGATGCCGGTCCCGGGTCGGATTATCGAGCGTCTCCGGGTCGGCCTGGCCGCGGGTATCGATCCCGTCCCCTTGCTCGAGCGAATCGGCTGGTTCTATGTCTCTCAGGCCAGGACCCGCAGCGACCCAGGTCTCTACACACTCGCAGCCGCTGCTTCGGATTGCATAAAGAAACAGCATCCCGACAGTGCCGAGGCGATGTTGCTGGAGGGACATGTCCTGCACAGCCGGCATCGTTTCCGTGAGGCGGAGCGCGTGGCACGACGACTCGTCGCGATGCGCGGACTCTGGTTCGATCACGCATTGCTCGGAGATGCGCTGTTCGATCTCGGCAGGCTCGAGGAGGCCGCCGACGCGTATCAGGAAATGATGTCCCAGCGGCCAGGACCCCAGGCCTACCTTCGGGCGGGGAAGCTGCGGTGGACTACCGGTGACCTGTCGGGGGCGATCGAGATGATGCGTCTGGCGCTCGGGTCCGGTGCCGGCCGGGATCCCGGGGCCGAGGCCTGGACCTACACCGAACTCGCCAGGTTGGAGTTTCAGGACCGGCGGATGTCCGAAAGTGCGATGCATCTTCACGCCGCCCTGCGTCTTGCACCGGACTATGTGCCGGCACTTGTCCTGCGGGCGCGACTGGCGCTGTCCCGGGACGCATGGGGCGAGGCACTCGCTGATCTTGAGCAGGCTCAGGAAAAGACCACCTTGCCGGAGGTGCAGTGGCTGCTGGCCGATGTCCTGCGACGCGTGGGCAGAGAGATGGCGGCCGATGCGGTCGTGGTGAAATTGAGCGATACCGCAAACCGCGAGGATCCACGCACCGTGGCCTTGTTCCTCGCTACCGAAGGACTGAACCCGGCCCTGGCTCTGGAAGTCGCGCGCACCGAACTGGGTGTGCGGCAGGACGTCTTCACACTGGACGCCATGGCCTGGGCAAGCCTCGCCGCCGGAGACGTTCCCACGGCCCGTCGTTTTGCCCTGCAGGCGACGGCCGCTGGCACCAAAGAGGCTCGCCTATTCCTTCACGCCGGCATCATTGCCGCGCGCACGGGTTTCGCGGAAGAGGCCGTCGGCTGGCTGAACCGGGCCCTGGAACTTCGCCACACGCTGTTCCCGGGCGAGCGCGACCTGCTTTTCAAAGAATTTGCGGTATTGCGTCCGCAAATCGGTCCCGGACTCGGGGAGACCTCGATGATCCGGGAAGACCATGCACCACCAGGAGATCGACATGAACAGAGTTAG
- a CDS encoding HupE/UreJ family protein, which translates to MLLTITVPDAAAHDPGLSSSRWLMMGNTLSVDLAMARRDIEPLLSRKRFQASRDAAREHPSVAQALEGIALTAIQLTSDSKHVAPERVEVEEYSGDGVRLRMEYRVQPGSSIRIEYPLLQELGRGHRNFVTLVDTATGEQETWLLSAGHPEFEFRAGDAFSAPREFAVYLLDGVWHIWLGFDHLLFLLTLLLPAVLTRRPEGWRPVGQLRPALMEIMKTVTAFTVAHSITLSLAVLGIVALPGRWVEVAIAASVIVAAINNLHPVLSASRWPLAFAFGLLHGFGFATVLVDAGVSSRILIPALIGFNLGVELAQVAVVLVAIPVMFSLRNHKLYGTVVLRGGSVAAAAIAGVWFVQRLFELPGSGV; encoded by the coding sequence ATGCTGTTGACAATTACAGTACCCGACGCGGCGGCCCATGATCCGGGGCTGAGCTCGTCGAGATGGTTGATGATGGGGAACACCCTGTCGGTGGACTTGGCAATGGCGCGCAGGGATATCGAACCTCTGCTTAGCCGCAAGCGCTTCCAGGCGTCTCGGGATGCGGCCAGGGAGCATCCGTCAGTTGCCCAGGCGCTCGAAGGCATCGCCTTAACCGCGATCCAACTGACCAGCGATTCGAAGCATGTGGCGCCCGAGCGCGTTGAAGTCGAGGAGTACTCAGGCGACGGCGTTCGCTTGAGGATGGAATACCGGGTCCAGCCAGGGTCCTCGATCCGCATCGAATACCCGTTGTTGCAGGAGCTCGGCAGGGGACACCGGAATTTTGTCACCCTGGTGGATACCGCAACCGGGGAGCAGGAAACCTGGCTGCTCAGCGCCGGGCATCCTGAATTCGAGTTCCGCGCCGGCGATGCTTTCTCCGCCCCCCGGGAGTTCGCGGTGTATCTGCTCGACGGTGTCTGGCATATCTGGTTGGGGTTCGACCATCTGCTATTTCTGTTGACGTTGCTGCTGCCGGCCGTCCTCACCCGTCGCCCTGAAGGCTGGCGACCGGTTGGGCAACTACGGCCTGCCCTGATGGAAATCATGAAGACTGTGACGGCGTTTACGGTTGCGCACTCGATCACGTTGTCGCTCGCGGTGCTCGGCATCGTGGCATTGCCTGGGCGTTGGGTCGAGGTGGCCATCGCCGCGTCGGTCATCGTCGCCGCGATAAACAATCTGCATCCGGTGTTGTCGGCCTCGCGATGGCCGCTGGCATTCGCCTTTGGCTTATTGCACGGATTCGGATTTGCCACGGTACTGGTGGATGCCGGGGTCTCGTCACGAATCCTGATCCCGGCACTGATCGGTTTCAATCTCGGCGTCGAACTCGCGCAGGTTGCGGTGGTATTGGTGGCGATCCCGGTGATGTTCTCGCTGCGTAACCACAAGCTTTACGGGACGGTCGTACTTCGGGGTGGGTCGGTCGCGGCGGCGGCCATTGCCGGGGTGTGGTTCGTTCAGCGATTATTCGAACTGCCCGGATCGGGGGTTTAG
- a CDS encoding phosphomannomutase, producing the protein MNLGVMQYTHDAGGLSHRGDWQEEQNMTGRQSLREALAYDPVPSRFGTSGVRALVSDLTDLEVYCLTLGTLRYLERTGRLRCDDGGELPIPVAGDLRPSSERLLGATLRAISDRGYEATYCGRVPTPALTFFGLECRTASFVVTGSHIPADRNGQKANRCDGEVLKSDESGIVAAVEAAREDQYARDFEASVFDASGMLKPAFRVEAPSVDDGARVAYLARYRSAFPADALQGMRVVFFQYAAVGRDLIPEILEAAGAEVIRAGRSNEFVPIDTEAISGDHLSMLESIVVEARASHGHIDAIVSTDGDSDRPLVVGVEDASDDGISLRFFPGDLLGILVADYLDTDAVSVPISANPAVAEFFAEKGIEVRKTRIGSPFVIESMQESIAEGKQRVVSWEANGGFLVGTDLTIGDTVLKALPTRDAALPILCVLHTAVMRGKTLHQVFESLPGWYGKADLLDDFPREVSQAIVARYHPETEDVQWVDFGKDRIALRDLDEEVVGERRRSSPGAALYQKWKCEIEALFTPRLGFGALTRINVQDGIRCYFANGDIAHIRPSGNAPQLRIYAYARSQERAEEIARMGVAEPDGILRSLQKFIERQ; encoded by the coding sequence TTGAACTTGGGAGTTATGCAGTACACTCACGACGCGGGCGGCTTGTCCCATCGAGGCGACTGGCAGGAAGAGCAGAACATGACCGGACGACAATCCCTTCGCGAGGCACTGGCATACGATCCGGTCCCGTCGCGCTTCGGCACCAGCGGCGTGCGGGCGCTGGTCAGCGATCTGACCGACCTCGAGGTCTATTGTCTGACGCTCGGTACCCTGCGATATCTCGAACGCACCGGTAGACTGCGCTGCGACGACGGCGGCGAGCTGCCGATCCCCGTGGCGGGCGATCTGCGTCCATCGAGCGAACGCCTGCTCGGCGCCACCCTGCGGGCGATTTCGGACCGCGGGTATGAGGCGACCTACTGCGGCCGCGTGCCGACGCCGGCACTCACCTTCTTCGGGCTCGAATGCAGGACCGCGAGCTTCGTGGTGACCGGGAGCCACATCCCCGCCGACCGCAACGGACAGAAGGCCAACCGCTGCGATGGCGAGGTGCTGAAATCCGACGAGTCGGGAATCGTCGCCGCCGTCGAGGCCGCGCGAGAAGATCAGTACGCAAGGGATTTCGAAGCATCCGTGTTCGACGCATCGGGGATGCTGAAGCCGGCATTCAGGGTCGAGGCCCCGTCGGTGGACGACGGCGCACGTGTGGCGTACCTGGCGCGTTACCGCTCGGCGTTTCCCGCAGACGCCCTGCAAGGAATGCGTGTCGTGTTCTTCCAGTACGCCGCCGTCGGCCGCGACCTCATACCCGAGATCCTGGAAGCGGCAGGGGCCGAGGTCATCCGCGCCGGGCGCAGCAACGAATTCGTACCGATCGACACCGAGGCGATATCCGGCGATCATCTGTCCATGCTGGAATCCATCGTCGTCGAGGCGCGTGCGTCGCACGGCCACATCGACGCTATCGTCTCGACCGACGGCGACAGCGACCGCCCGCTGGTTGTCGGGGTCGAGGATGCGTCGGACGACGGGATCTCGCTGCGGTTTTTCCCCGGGGACCTGCTCGGCATTCTGGTTGCCGACTACCTTGACACCGATGCCGTGTCCGTCCCGATCAGCGCGAACCCCGCCGTCGCCGAATTTTTCGCGGAAAAGGGGATCGAGGTCCGCAAGACGCGAATCGGTTCGCCATTCGTGATCGAATCGATGCAGGAATCCATCGCGGAGGGAAAGCAACGCGTCGTGTCCTGGGAAGCCAACGGCGGATTTCTCGTCGGCACCGATCTGACCATCGGCGACACCGTCCTCAAGGCCTTGCCCACACGCGATGCAGCCCTGCCGATCCTGTGCGTCCTGCACACCGCCGTAATGCGGGGGAAAACCCTGCACCAGGTCTTCGAATCGCTGCCCGGATGGTACGGCAAGGCGGATCTGCTGGATGACTTTCCCCGCGAGGTCAGCCAGGCAATCGTCGCCCGTTACCACCCGGAGACCGAAGACGTGCAATGGGTGGATTTCGGCAAGGATCGCATCGCCCTGCGGGACCTCGACGAGGAGGTGGTCGGGGAGAGAAGACGCAGTTCGCCGGGCGCCGCGCTCTATCAGAAGTGGAAGTGTGAGATCGAGGCCCTCTTCACCCCAAGACTGGGATTCGGAGCCCTCACTCGGATCAACGTCCAGGACGGTATCCGCTGCTACTTCGCCAATGGCGACATCGCCCACATCCGCCCCTCCGGCAACGCTCCGCAACTTCGCATCTACGCATACGCCCGCTCCCAGGAACGCGCCGAGGAGATCGCC
- a CDS encoding DUF4331 domain-containing protein, protein MNRVRHRQRLLPSLLAGTLMTGPAFASSHMDAPLITLDDAANTTDVYAFRSDAGGIPYLTTAVAVYPFEEPGIGPNKYNFDDNVLYEIHISTGKDLEKGRPSFSYQFRFDTGFKEPNTILQSYLGVVDIVDDAAQNLTQTYRVTRVDHRNGKSTRLDSRDRPLKVPPNNQGIATPRYNIDNNGDNPARPGVASESDLDGYTRASIYTLKRGHRVFAGQREDGFYGDIQAVFDLLQLESPVLGLESPNKPFDSQGGYNVHTIVLQIPLEEIGGDRQVVGVYATTSRQRTRVLRQYDDRNKGPWVQIARQGNPLFNEALVALADKDRYNRTMPARDNHLFRKYAENPQLATLLNAIHGTAAIDSGRTDLAGIFIPDLIKVDLSTGPAALAGDATGNGFHRLGIFGGDVLTSSVQDGFGGGVIPGGWPNGRRFGDDVVDIAVCALLSDLRDPANPSIACDADVDVDGVNRNDITYNTVMPYAGTPLNGRNHSHH, encoded by the coding sequence ATGAACAGAGTTAGACATCGACAGCGCCTACTACCTTCACTCCTCGCCGGGACGCTGATGACGGGGCCGGCATTCGCGTCCAGTCACATGGATGCTCCGCTGATTACCCTCGACGACGCGGCCAATACAACGGACGTCTACGCGTTTCGCAGTGATGCCGGGGGTATCCCGTACCTGACCACGGCGGTGGCGGTGTATCCCTTCGAGGAACCGGGAATCGGCCCCAACAAGTACAACTTCGACGACAACGTGCTCTACGAGATACACATCTCGACCGGAAAGGATCTGGAAAAGGGGCGGCCGAGCTTCAGCTACCAGTTCCGGTTCGACACAGGGTTTAAGGAGCCGAACACCATACTGCAGTCCTACCTCGGCGTGGTCGACATCGTTGACGACGCTGCGCAGAACCTGACGCAGACCTACCGCGTGACACGCGTCGATCACCGGAACGGTAAATCGACCCGACTGGATTCGCGGGACCGGCCATTGAAGGTGCCTCCGAACAATCAGGGCATCGCGACCCCGAGGTATAACATCGACAACAACGGCGACAATCCGGCCAGGCCGGGTGTAGCCAGTGAGTCCGATCTGGACGGGTATACACGCGCCAGCATCTACACACTGAAGCGTGGGCACCGGGTATTCGCGGGACAACGTGAAGACGGGTTCTACGGGGATATTCAGGCCGTGTTCGATCTGCTGCAGCTCGAGAGTCCGGTGCTCGGTCTGGAAAGCCCGAACAAGCCGTTCGACAGTCAGGGCGGTTACAACGTCCATACCATCGTGCTGCAGATTCCCTTGGAGGAGATTGGCGGCGACCGGCAGGTCGTCGGTGTCTATGCCACCACCAGCCGTCAAAGGACCCGCGTCCTGCGCCAATACGACGACCGCAACAAGGGTCCTTGGGTGCAGATCGCCAGGCAGGGCAATCCGTTGTTCAACGAGGCGCTAGTCGCCCTCGCCGACAAGGATCGTTACAACCGGACGATGCCGGCACGGGACAACCACCTGTTTCGCAAATACGCGGAAAACCCCCAGCTTGCGACCCTGCTCAACGCGATTCACGGCACCGCCGCGATCGACAGCGGACGAACCGACCTGGCCGGTATTTTCATCCCCGATCTCATCAAGGTGGACCTGTCGACCGGACCGGCGGCACTGGCTGGTGATGCCACCGGCAACGGTTTCCATCGCCTCGGCATCTTCGGCGGCGACGTGTTGACCAGCAGTGTCCAGGACGGATTCGGGGGCGGTGTGATACCCGGCGGCTGGCCCAATGGCCGGCGATTCGGCGACGATGTCGTGGACATCGCAGTCTGCGCGTTGCTCAGCGATCTCCGCGACCCGGCTAACCCCTCGATCGCCTGTGACGCCGATGTCGACGTCGACGGGGTGAATCGCAACGACATCACCTACAACACCGTGATGCCCTATGCCGGCACCCCGCTGAACGGCCGCAATCACTCTCACCACTGA
- a CDS encoding OmpA family protein, which produces MKPFVFRALGAAVAAGISLAANAGVDGGSGFAPQYCEQASHPRHARAPWRRAGLDDAERDAWWAERRRRVESWAPQQMRFQPHEFPWGPYPAGYGVPMARAAAPDTGSGAATGEEPASPTNRPLPVAEPMPPVYPAPRYAPMSFVPPWGAPPGGPGFPAPRQANAPSVERNVAADEAQTGDPVEGSSDVAAPIAESDADSTETSTAEGSTMTAADDKLARVSLDSDMDGVNDYSDLCSETAAGASVGSFGCEEAAPIVLSGVEFVTDSDQLTAESSSILDTVGETLKANPEVRVSLAGYTDTDGDDVYNKDLSRRRANIVKAYLVLQGVEADNLVANGYGEENPIVSNDTPEGKATNRRVEMTQLAGE; this is translated from the coding sequence ATGAAACCTTTTGTTTTCAGAGCGTTGGGGGCGGCCGTCGCCGCCGGTATCAGTCTCGCTGCCAATGCCGGGGTCGACGGCGGAAGCGGTTTCGCTCCGCAGTACTGCGAACAGGCATCCCATCCCCGTCACGCCCGGGCGCCATGGCGCCGGGCCGGTCTGGACGACGCTGAGCGTGATGCCTGGTGGGCGGAGCGGCGTCGCCGGGTCGAATCTTGGGCCCCGCAACAGATGCGATTTCAGCCTCATGAGTTCCCCTGGGGTCCGTATCCGGCGGGCTATGGTGTTCCCATGGCGAGGGCCGCGGCACCGGATACCGGATCCGGTGCCGCGACGGGTGAGGAACCCGCATCGCCAACCAACCGGCCGCTTCCCGTGGCCGAACCAATGCCACCGGTCTACCCCGCTCCCCGATACGCTCCGATGTCCTTTGTCCCCCCCTGGGGTGCTCCTCCGGGAGGGCCGGGTTTCCCGGCTCCCCGTCAGGCGAATGCCCCAAGTGTTGAGCGCAATGTCGCAGCCGACGAAGCGCAGACCGGTGATCCGGTCGAGGGCAGTTCGGATGTGGCGGCCCCGATCGCTGAAAGCGATGCGGATTCCACCGAGACGTCCACCGCTGAGGGTTCCACGATGACCGCTGCGGACGACAAACTGGCCAGGGTTTCCCTGGACAGCGACATGGACGGGGTTAACGACTACAGCGATCTCTGTTCGGAAACTGCCGCTGGTGCGTCGGTGGGCAGTTTCGGGTGCGAGGAAGCGGCGCCGATCGTGCTGAGCGGCGTGGAATTCGTGACTGACTCGGACCAGTTGACGGCGGAATCCTCCAGTATCCTGGACACCGTGGGCGAGACGCTGAAGGCAAACCCCGAGGTCAGGGTGAGCCTGGCCGGCTATACGGACACCGACGGTGACGACGTCTACAACAAGGACCTCTCGCGGCGCCGCGCGAATATCGTCAAGGCGTATCTGGTCTTGCAGGGTGTCGAGGCCGACAACCTTGTGGCCAACGGTTACGGCGAGGAGAATCCGATCGTGTCCAACGACACTCCGGAGGGCAAGGCGACTAATCGGCGCGTGGAGATGACCCAGCTGGCCGGTGAATGA